From the Osmerus eperlanus chromosome 21, fOsmEpe2.1, whole genome shotgun sequence genome, one window contains:
- the ebpl gene encoding emopamil-binding protein-like, which yields MESPVEEVPSLFTAVTVYSLLACGAQFAVGYVIAQIWGKKCSSTDRWVLVWLFYDAIVHITLEGPFVYMSFVGTVAQSDNIFAELWKEYGKADERWLHSDPTIVSLELLTVVLDSFLALVLVYAIVKDKHYRHFLQITLCVCELYGGWMTFCPDWLLGSPNLNTGNWLYLWVYLVFFNGVWVVVPGLLLCQSWRALKGLHTAHRDSSLRKLK from the exons atggaatcaccGGTAGAAGAAGTCCCGTCACTCTTTACTGCAGTGACTGTTTATTCGCTGCTTGCGTGCGGTGCCCAGTTTGCAGTTGGTTACGTAATAGCACAGATTTGGGGGAAAAAATGTTCCAGCACCGATAGATGGGTACTTGTATGGCTTTTTTACGACGCTATCGTCCACATTACATTG GAGGGTCCCTTCGTTTACATGTCCTTTGTTGGAACAGTTGCGCAATCAGATAACATCTTTGCTGAGCTTT GGAAGGAGTATGGGAAAGCAGATGAGCGCTGGCTCCACTCAGACCCCACCATCGTCTCTCTGGAGCTGCTAACTGTAGTCCTGGATAGCTTCCTGGCCCTGGTACTGGTCTACGCCAtcgtcaaagacaaacactacaG ACACTTCCTCCAGAtcacgctctgtgtgtgtgagctgtacgGAGGCTGGATGACCTTCTGCCCTGACTGGTTGCTAGGCAGCCCCAACCTCAACACCGGGAACTGGTTGTACCTCTGGGTGTACCTGGTGTTCTTCAATggggtgtgggtggtggtgccgGGCCTGCTCCTGTGCCAGTCCTGGCGTGCCCTCAAG